In a genomic window of Deltaproteobacteria bacterium:
- a CDS encoding cold-shock protein has translation MATGTVKWFNDAKGFGFIQQDDGGEDVFV, from the coding sequence ATGGCTACCGGTACGGTGAAGTGGTTCAACGACGCGAAGGGCTTTGGTTTCATCCAGCAGGACGACGGTGGTGAGGACGTGTTCGTCCA